From Rubrivirga sp. SAORIC476, a single genomic window includes:
- a CDS encoding carboxypeptidase-like regulatory domain-containing protein yields MPSTLRRSAWLAFALVALTAQAQPVRTGVTVPDRSAPRPTESVGRFEATVVDAETRQPLPGATAQVQGFQGGASADAEGRLALDLPELPATVVVRFVGYAPGLVPLTAEDLQDGVVRRTVRLSPAPTTLGEVVVTDEPPGEVLWRRLLARRQRLSVRLGAYAAEGYSRLLLTRDGVTDVRPVAISLTEAVSNLSWSRGLGLQEEVVARRRLPDGGPFRWAGLEPLPDLYFEDVLWLDGRPIPSPTRYDALDHYAFRLGETVEVDGLRYLDLAVIPRRGGLVAGRIRVVDSLLVIAEADLRADFSPGGSVDLFDASYHWEFEPVWTSASLADSVWLPRRFDREGTVQVNLPGNRIPQVRFRQTTLLDLVVPGVRGEATGLGRRYRNPRSAYAGHEIFRAGRAALPFDSLEVVANESEWIRRSELADLLKPQEGLSLGGLFGAALSLAGVDVEGEDDD; encoded by the coding sequence GTGCCCTCCACCCTCCGCCGCTCCGCCTGGCTGGCGTTCGCCCTCGTCGCGCTCACCGCGCAGGCCCAGCCTGTCCGGACCGGGGTGACGGTGCCCGACCGGTCGGCCCCGCGCCCCACCGAGAGCGTCGGGCGCTTCGAGGCGACCGTCGTGGATGCGGAGACCCGCCAGCCGCTCCCCGGCGCGACGGCTCAGGTGCAGGGTTTCCAGGGCGGCGCCTCCGCCGACGCCGAGGGACGGCTCGCACTCGACCTGCCCGAGCTTCCCGCGACCGTCGTGGTGCGGTTCGTCGGCTACGCGCCGGGTCTGGTGCCTCTCACAGCGGAGGACCTGCAGGACGGCGTCGTCCGGCGGACCGTCCGCCTCTCGCCCGCGCCGACGACGCTCGGCGAGGTGGTGGTGACCGACGAGCCGCCCGGGGAGGTGCTGTGGCGGCGCCTGCTCGCACGCCGCCAGCGCCTCTCGGTTCGGCTCGGGGCGTATGCGGCCGAAGGCTACTCGCGCCTGCTGCTCACTCGCGACGGCGTCACCGACGTGCGGCCGGTCGCGATCTCGCTCACCGAGGCCGTCTCCAACCTGTCGTGGTCGCGCGGCCTCGGGCTCCAGGAGGAGGTCGTCGCCCGGCGGCGGCTGCCCGATGGCGGGCCGTTCCGGTGGGCCGGGCTGGAGCCGCTCCCGGACCTCTACTTCGAGGACGTGCTGTGGCTCGACGGGCGCCCCATCCCGTCGCCCACCCGCTACGATGCGCTCGACCACTACGCCTTTCGGCTGGGCGAGACCGTCGAGGTGGACGGCCTCCGGTACCTCGACCTCGCCGTCATCCCGCGTCGCGGCGGCCTCGTGGCGGGCCGCATCCGGGTCGTCGACTCGCTCCTCGTCATCGCCGAGGCGGACCTCCGGGCGGACTTCTCGCCCGGCGGCTCGGTCGATCTGTTCGACGCCTCGTACCACTGGGAGTTCGAGCCGGTCTGGACCAGCGCGTCGCTGGCCGACTCGGTCTGGCTCCCACGCCGGTTCGACCGCGAGGGGACGGTGCAGGTGAACCTCCCCGGCAACCGCATTCCACAGGTTCGCTTCCGCCAGACCACACTGCTGGACCTCGTGGTGCCGGGCGTCCGCGGCGAGGCGACCGGCCTGGGACGTCGCTACCGGAATCCGCGGAGCGCCTACGCGGGCCACGAGATCTTCCGGGCCGGGCGCGCGGCGCTCCCGTTCGACAGTCTGGAGGTGGTCGCCAATGAGTCGGAGTGGATCCGACGGTCGGAACTGGCCGACCTCCTCAAGCCCCAGGAGGGGCTGTCGCTGGGAGGCCTGTTCGGCGCTGCCCTCTCCCTGGCGGGCGTCGACGTGGAGGGAGAGGACGACGACTGA
- a CDS encoding fumarylacetoacetate hydrolase family protein: protein MILPDGRDLRPGKVLCIGRNYVAHVIEMGGREGDQPVVFLKPSSALIADGDDIVLPRQSADVHHEVELVAVIGTGGKDVAEADALGHVAAYAVGLDMTARDLQADAKKGGKPWSVAKGFDTFAPLGPLVDAADVPDPQALDITLTIDGEVRQQGSTSLMAFSVARIVSFLSSVFTLEPGDLIYTGTPEGVGPVHEGETLVASIGGFPSLTVGVRR from the coding sequence ATGATCCTCCCTGACGGCCGCGACCTCCGGCCCGGCAAAGTCCTCTGCATCGGCCGCAACTACGTCGCCCACGTCATCGAGATGGGCGGGCGCGAGGGCGACCAGCCGGTCGTCTTCCTGAAGCCGTCCTCGGCGCTCATCGCGGACGGCGACGACATCGTGCTGCCCCGCCAGTCGGCCGACGTCCACCACGAGGTGGAACTGGTCGCCGTGATCGGCACGGGCGGCAAGGACGTCGCCGAGGCGGACGCCCTCGGGCACGTCGCGGCCTACGCCGTCGGCCTCGATATGACGGCGCGCGACCTCCAGGCGGACGCCAAGAAGGGCGGCAAGCCGTGGAGCGTCGCCAAGGGCTTCGACACGTTCGCGCCGCTCGGTCCGCTCGTGGACGCCGCCGACGTGCCAGACCCCCAGGCGCTCGACATCACGCTCACCATCGACGGCGAGGTGCGTCAGCAGGGCTCGACCTCCCTGATGGCGTTCTCGGTGGCCCGCATCGTCTCGTTCCTGTCGAGCGTGTTCACGCTGGAGCCGGGCGACCTGATCTACACCGGCACGCCGGAGGGTGTGGGTCCGGTGCACGAAGGCGAGACGCTGGTCGCCTCCATCGGCGGCTTCCCGTCGCTGACGGTCGGCGTGCGACGCTGA
- a CDS encoding HNH endonuclease: MNSLGGPVLVLNQDYQALSVCSVERAVGLVFLQKAEMVAARADRALRSTRASYPWPSVVRLKRYVRVPYRKVLLTRRNVIRRDGHTCVYCGATERLTIDHVMPKSRGGPDTWENLVAACTPCNNRKGNRTPEEAGLTMYSRPFRPSHVMYMRDLIGTGEEAWKPFLFAA, translated from the coding sequence GTGAACTCCCTCGGCGGCCCGGTCCTGGTGCTCAACCAGGACTACCAGGCGCTGTCGGTGTGCAGCGTCGAGCGGGCGGTGGGGTTGGTGTTCCTGCAGAAGGCCGAGATGGTGGCCGCGCGGGCAGACCGAGCGCTGCGCTCGACGCGCGCCTCGTACCCGTGGCCGAGCGTCGTTCGGCTGAAGCGCTACGTGCGGGTGCCGTACCGCAAGGTGCTCCTGACGCGCCGCAACGTGATCCGCCGCGACGGTCACACGTGCGTCTACTGCGGCGCCACCGAGCGGCTCACCATCGACCACGTGATGCCGAAGTCGCGGGGTGGGCCGGACACATGGGAGAACCTCGTCGCCGCGTGCACGCCCTGCAACAACCGCAAGGGCAACCGAACGCCAGAGGAGGCGGGGCTGACGATGTACTCGCGCCCCTTCCGCCCGAGCCACGTCATGTACATGCGCGACCTGATCGGCACCGGGGAGGAGGCGTGGAAGCCGTTCCTGTTCGCAGCGTGA
- a CDS encoding DUF2147 domain-containing protein, with translation MSRFFLRALGAVALLVLAAPAFAQSVDGCWATIDDDDGSVKSYVRIYSEGGAKVGDIVRLTNSGGRCTDCADRYNNRVLRNERIMSGFRADGNRYTGGSIIDPKSGRTYNALMNLVEGNSDRLYLRGYIGVRALGRSQTWRRAAASNCAS, from the coding sequence ATGTCCCGATTCTTCCTTCGTGCGCTCGGCGCCGTCGCTCTCCTCGTCCTCGCTGCCCCCGCCTTCGCTCAGTCCGTCGACGGCTGTTGGGCGACCATCGACGACGACGACGGCAGCGTCAAGTCGTACGTCCGGATCTACTCTGAGGGCGGCGCCAAAGTCGGCGACATCGTCCGCCTCACGAACAGCGGTGGTCGCTGCACCGACTGCGCGGATCGCTACAACAACCGCGTCCTCCGCAACGAGCGGATCATGAGCGGCTTCCGGGCCGATGGCAACCGGTACACCGGCGGCAGCATCATCGACCCGAAGAGCGGCCGGACCTACAACGCGCTGATGAACCTCGTCGAGGGCAACAGCGACCGTCTGTACCTCCGCGGATACATCGGCGTCCGCGCGCTGGGTCGCTCGCAGACGTGGCGTCGCGCGGCGGCCTCGAACTGCGCCTCCTGA
- a CDS encoding YfcC family protein, producing the protein MADAPTLSRFRAPDTTLILAGIIVFAAVLTWIVPPGEYARAEIEVEGVGTREVVVPGSYGRMERGDEGVVSRLLHSAAMVLQAPIRGFVDEDAAPIIAFVLLVGGAFAVLTETGAVDAALRRVVSAAERSPTLDVLLIPLFIAIFSLGGAVFGMSEETIPFVLIFVPLALALGYDSLTGAAIPFLGSAAGFASAFFNPFTVGVAQGISGVALFSGAGFRVVLWVIVTAVVAGFVMWHARRVRRDPARSPVHAIDAAQKGEGLVEVESGFTATHGAVLLAFAAGIGVLVAGVLLAQWYIVEIAALFVGLGVVMGAVGGLGGNGTARAFMMGVRDLAPTAVIIGLARGILIVLEDGHVVDTILDALASGLGGAGATLAACAMFGIQTAINFFVPSGSGQAALTMPLMAPLADLVGVSRQTAVLAFQMGDGFTNMIIPTSAVLMGVLSLAKVPWPTWAKWVLPLQLLLVTVGLVALVIAVGIGYA; encoded by the coding sequence ATGGCCGACGCCCCCACGCTGTCCCGCTTCCGCGCGCCCGACACGACGCTCATCCTCGCGGGGATCATCGTGTTCGCAGCGGTGCTCACCTGGATCGTGCCACCGGGCGAGTATGCCCGCGCCGAGATCGAGGTCGAGGGCGTCGGGACGCGCGAGGTGGTCGTGCCGGGCTCTTACGGGCGTATGGAGCGGGGCGACGAGGGGGTCGTGAGCCGCCTGCTGCACTCGGCGGCGATGGTCCTCCAGGCGCCCATCCGCGGGTTCGTCGATGAGGACGCGGCGCCCATCATCGCGTTCGTGCTGCTCGTCGGCGGTGCGTTCGCGGTGCTGACCGAGACCGGGGCGGTGGACGCCGCGCTGCGGCGCGTGGTCTCGGCCGCCGAGCGGTCCCCGACGCTGGACGTGCTGCTCATCCCGCTCTTCATCGCCATCTTCTCGCTCGGTGGGGCGGTGTTCGGGATGTCGGAGGAGACCATTCCCTTCGTGCTCATCTTCGTCCCCCTGGCGCTGGCGCTGGGCTACGACTCGCTGACGGGCGCCGCGATTCCGTTCCTGGGCAGCGCGGCGGGATTCGCGTCGGCCTTCTTCAACCCGTTCACGGTCGGCGTGGCGCAGGGGATCTCGGGCGTGGCGCTGTTCAGCGGCGCGGGGTTCCGGGTCGTGCTCTGGGTGATCGTGACGGCCGTGGTGGCGGGCTTCGTGATGTGGCATGCGCGGCGCGTTCGCCGGGACCCGGCTCGGAGCCCGGTCCACGCCATCGACGCCGCGCAGAAGGGGGAGGGGCTGGTGGAGGTGGAGAGCGGCTTCACGGCCACCCATGGGGCGGTGCTGCTCGCGTTCGCCGCAGGCATCGGCGTGCTGGTCGCGGGTGTGCTGCTGGCGCAGTGGTACATCGTCGAGATCGCAGCCCTGTTCGTCGGCCTCGGGGTGGTGATGGGCGCCGTCGGTGGGCTGGGCGGCAACGGGACGGCCCGCGCGTTCATGATGGGCGTCCGCGACCTGGCGCCGACGGCCGTCATCATCGGGCTGGCGCGGGGCATCCTGATTGTCCTCGAAGACGGTCACGTCGTGGACACGATCCTCGACGCTCTGGCCTCCGGGCTCGGTGGTGCGGGCGCGACGCTGGCGGCGTGCGCGATGTTCGGCATCCAGACCGCGATCAACTTCTTCGTCCCGTCCGGCAGCGGGCAGGCCGCGCTGACGATGCCGCTCATGGCCCCGCTGGCCGACCTCGTCGGCGTGAGCCGCCAGACGGCAGTGCTCGCCTTCCAGATGGGGGACGGCTTCACGAACATGATTATCCCCACCAGCGCCGTCCTGATGGGCGTGTTGTCGCTCGCAAAGGTCCCGTGGCCGACGTGGGCGAAGTGGGTGCTTCCGCTGCAACTGCTCCTCGTGACGGTCGGCCTCGTCGCCCTCGTGATCGCGGTCGGGATCGGGTATGCGTGA
- a CDS encoding tetratricopeptide repeat protein: protein MRLAVALLLLAAMPASAQSRADAAEAEGRFVRALTAVAIEDFETARRSLDAVLEAAPGDVTVLTLRAEVATAMDAPADAVFFARRATEAAPDRAEAWLAFATALRGARQPAEAASVIDRARTLSPADPDVLALSADLAAERGDAAAERDALAALVRVGDTVAARLRLSVLAEQQGDADDALAQAQAAVRLAPNDPAVRRRVDELRGGARSAASPTPGGEADGPALFAAGQFAEAADALLAEIDDDPRQIDRWALALQALAQTADPRAGATADDALLLFASVPSVLVGAAEAYAAAGRTDDALAAAQRAADALDLLGDDLPDAPALRARLDAVLSR from the coding sequence GTGCGCCTCGCGGTCGCCCTGCTCCTCCTCGCCGCCATGCCGGCCTCGGCGCAGTCACGGGCCGACGCCGCGGAGGCCGAAGGTCGGTTCGTCCGCGCGCTGACGGCCGTCGCCATCGAGGACTTCGAGACGGCCCGCCGCTCGCTGGACGCAGTCCTGGAGGCCGCGCCCGGCGACGTGACCGTGCTGACCCTCCGCGCCGAGGTCGCCACGGCCATGGACGCTCCCGCCGACGCCGTCTTCTTCGCCCGCCGGGCGACCGAGGCCGCGCCCGACCGCGCCGAGGCGTGGCTGGCCTTCGCCACTGCCCTCCGCGGCGCCCGCCAGCCGGCCGAGGCGGCCTCAGTGATCGATCGCGCCCGCACCCTCTCTCCTGCCGACCCGGACGTGCTCGCGCTCTCGGCCGACCTCGCCGCGGAGCGTGGAGACGCGGCTGCCGAGCGAGACGCCCTCGCCGCCCTCGTCCGCGTGGGCGACACCGTCGCGGCGCGGCTCCGGCTCTCCGTGCTCGCCGAGCAGCAGGGCGACGCCGACGACGCGCTCGCACAGGCCCAGGCCGCCGTTCGACTCGCGCCCAACGACCCCGCGGTCCGCCGACGGGTGGACGAGCTTCGAGGCGGTGCTCGGTCTGCGGCCTCGCCGACTCCGGGAGGTGAGGCGGACGGCCCTGCGCTGTTCGCCGCGGGACAGTTCGCGGAGGCCGCCGACGCGCTGCTGGCCGAGATCGACGACGATCCGCGCCAGATCGACCGCTGGGCGCTCGCGCTCCAGGCCCTCGCCCAGACTGCGGACCCTCGCGCCGGGGCGACGGCCGACGATGCCCTCCTGCTGTTTGCCTCCGTGCCGTCCGTCCTCGTGGGCGCTGCAGAGGCGTACGCCGCGGCCGGCCGCACCGACGACGCGCTCGCTGCTGCCCAGCGCGCCGCCGATGCCCTCGACCTCCTCGGCGACGACCTGCCCGACGCGCCCGCGCTCCGGGCCCGGCTCGACGCCGTCCTTTCCCGCTGA
- a CDS encoding DUF4292 domain-containing protein — protein MLARLSGLFALAVALSGCITTGPLVTDAPTGEAAGYPNHTVAQIVAAVDASVAPVLSVAADGDLRVEQNGSDQSASFSLRTRLEDSTTVVVRGPLGITVGRALVTRDSVLFANSLQDELVIGPLSAADRIVPGASADARVVRAALGLLVPEADVVWSLSAQDGLYQLTGRLPGGAGSRAYTIDPALWRVVRVLEFGADGRQAGLQEASAFDTVDGVVLPRQVRLEGAGTTVSLEHRRLEVNPADLRLRFVRPEGYDVIEIE, from the coding sequence GTGCTCGCTCGCCTCTCCGGCCTCTTCGCCCTCGCCGTCGCCCTCAGCGGCTGCATCACCACCGGCCCCCTCGTCACCGACGCCCCGACTGGCGAGGCGGCTGGCTACCCGAACCACACCGTCGCCCAGATCGTGGCGGCGGTCGATGCCTCGGTCGCGCCCGTCCTGAGCGTCGCGGCCGACGGCGACCTCCGCGTGGAGCAGAACGGCAGCGACCAGAGCGCCTCGTTCAGCCTGCGGACGCGCCTGGAGGACAGCACCACCGTCGTCGTGCGCGGCCCGTTGGGCATCACCGTCGGCCGCGCCCTCGTGACCCGGGACTCGGTGCTGTTCGCCAACTCGCTCCAGGACGAGCTCGTGATCGGGCCGCTCTCCGCCGCCGACCGCATCGTCCCCGGCGCCAGCGCCGACGCCCGCGTCGTTCGCGCCGCCCTCGGCCTCCTCGTCCCCGAGGCGGACGTGGTGTGGTCGCTCAGCGCGCAGGACGGCCTGTACCAGCTCACCGGGCGCCTCCCCGGCGGTGCCGGGAGCCGCGCCTATACCATCGACCCGGCCCTCTGGCGCGTCGTCCGCGTCCTCGAATTCGGCGCCGACGGACGGCAGGCGGGACTTCAGGAGGCGAGCGCGTTCGACACCGTCGATGGCGTCGTGCTGCCCCGGCAGGTCCGGCTGGAGGGTGCCGGGACGACGGTCAGCCTGGAGCACCGTCGGCTGGAGGTCAACCCCGCGGACCTCCGCCTGCGGTTCGTGCGCCCGGAGGGGTACGACGTCATCGAGATCGAGTAG
- a CDS encoding murein hydrolase activator EnvC has translation MRRVLLLSLLLAVPALAQDRQATERRLSGLRSQIEGVEQRVRETRGQEATELQALEGLDAEVQLREQLVSGYRTQIGTIRGETETLRRSIERLETEIQDAKQSYRERARHAYMHGRRNSLALILSAGSVNQMIVRARYLQQFASRRRAQVDRIAQKTGEMRTREVAVRSSLEETQRLLQQSQAEQTRIAQSRRERERLVADLRSQRGRLERELAQRRTDAQQLAGLVQDLVAQERARAAAERERQRIAEAERERQAAAQAAAQAAATAEAERIARVERQAREAEQRARRAAEVRRRPEPRTAPTPSPPIAEATPTPAPTPPPAPPTPTPAPVREPEVTAPAPRPAPRTTTPAPAPPPAPAPPPATNRTVDLTGSFSQNRGRLPRPADGTITGLFGSRRDPVTGTTTSSPGIDISTAPAAPARAVFEGVVQRVGTIPTYGTYVMISHGEYVTLYGNLSQVAVSQGQSVRAGEVIGRAGTASQRRGSQLFFALYQGGTAVNPASWLR, from the coding sequence ATGCGTCGCGTCCTCCTTCTCAGCTTGCTCCTGGCCGTTCCCGCGCTGGCGCAGGACCGCCAGGCAACCGAGCGCCGCCTGAGCGGCCTCCGCTCTCAGATCGAGGGCGTCGAGCAGCGGGTCCGCGAGACACGCGGCCAGGAGGCGACCGAGTTGCAGGCCCTGGAGGGACTCGACGCCGAGGTCCAACTCCGCGAGCAGCTCGTCTCGGGGTACCGGACCCAGATCGGGACCATCCGCGGCGAGACCGAGACGCTCCGGCGCTCCATCGAGCGGCTCGAGACCGAGATCCAGGACGCCAAGCAGTCGTACCGGGAGCGCGCCCGCCACGCCTACATGCACGGCCGTCGCAACAGCCTCGCGCTGATCCTCTCCGCCGGGTCGGTCAACCAGATGATCGTGCGCGCGCGCTACCTGCAGCAGTTCGCGAGCCGACGCCGCGCGCAGGTGGACCGCATCGCTCAAAAGACCGGCGAGATGCGGACCCGGGAGGTGGCCGTCCGCTCATCGCTCGAGGAGACGCAGCGGCTGCTCCAGCAGAGCCAGGCCGAGCAGACGCGCATCGCGCAGAGCCGACGCGAGCGCGAGCGCCTCGTCGCCGACCTCCGCTCGCAGCGGGGCCGCCTGGAGCGCGAGCTCGCACAGCGCCGCACCGACGCCCAGCAACTGGCGGGCCTCGTTCAGGACCTCGTCGCCCAGGAGCGAGCCCGCGCTGCCGCCGAGCGGGAACGCCAGCGGATCGCGGAGGCGGAGCGCGAGCGCCAGGCCGCGGCCCAGGCTGCCGCCCAGGCCGCTGCGACAGCCGAGGCGGAGCGCATCGCCCGCGTGGAACGACAGGCCCGTGAGGCCGAGCAGCGCGCCCGCCGAGCCGCCGAGGTCCGCAGGCGCCCCGAGCCCAGGACCGCCCCGACGCCTTCGCCGCCCATCGCCGAGGCGACGCCGACGCCCGCGCCGACGCCGCCACCTGCCCCGCCGACGCCCACACCGGCTCCCGTGCGCGAGCCGGAGGTCACCGCCCCCGCTCCTCGGCCAGCCCCCAGAACGACGACGCCCGCCCCCGCGCCGCCGCCCGCCCCCGCGCCGCCGCCCGCTACCAACCGGACCGTCGACCTCACGGGCTCCTTCAGTCAGAACCGGGGCCGCCTCCCCCGCCCCGCCGACGGCACCATCACCGGACTCTTCGGGTCCCGTCGCGACCCGGTGACGGGCACGACGACCAGTTCGCCGGGCATCGACATCTCGACGGCTCCGGCCGCCCCAGCGCGTGCCGTGTTCGAGGGCGTCGTGCAGCGCGTCGGCACGATTCCGACCTACGGCACATACGTGATGATCTCGCACGGCGAGTACGTGACGCTCTACGGCAACCTGTCGCAGGTGGCCGTCTCGCAGGGCCAGAGCGTCCGCGCGGGCGAGGTGATCGGCCGAGCAGGGACGGCGTCCCAGCGGCGCGGCTCCCAGCTGTTCTTCGCCCTCTACCAGGGCGGCACTGCGGTCAACCCGGCGAGCTGGCTGCGGTAG
- a CDS encoding thiopeptide-type bacteriocin biosynthesis protein: MWHSYHVSLVALHGGDLATILARTLAPALVRLAADGDAHRFFHLFYREERLELRLRIQAQPSARQAHLDALAPLAAAFGAAGVRLVPYSRETHYFGETWDSVYAEVMNGHTSTLALSFQARTWPDRSTLALATALTISTLWSEALRGDAREGLSRSVAFARRHAASADAPTPSLAALRTMADALKGPLESRQDVRALAALIRRSIHRGGQGLFVGVHALHLFCNKLGFSFEEERIICETARTAYDQLLADR, encoded by the coding sequence ATGTGGCACAGCTACCACGTCTCGCTCGTCGCTCTCCATGGTGGCGATCTCGCCACCATCCTCGCGCGCACGCTGGCCCCCGCCCTGGTGCGTCTCGCTGCCGACGGCGACGCACACCGCTTTTTCCACCTGTTCTACAGGGAGGAGCGCCTCGAACTCCGACTCCGGATCCAGGCGCAGCCTTCGGCTCGACAGGCGCACCTCGACGCGCTCGCTCCCCTCGCCGCGGCGTTCGGTGCGGCCGGTGTGCGTCTCGTGCCCTACTCGCGTGAGACCCACTACTTCGGCGAGACGTGGGATTCCGTCTACGCCGAGGTGATGAACGGACACACGTCGACGCTCGCCCTCAGTTTTCAGGCGCGCACGTGGCCGGATCGCTCTACCCTCGCACTCGCAACGGCACTCACGATCTCCACCCTGTGGTCGGAGGCGCTCCGTGGAGATGCACGCGAGGGGCTCTCTCGGAGCGTCGCCTTCGCCCGCCGGCACGCCGCCTCGGCCGACGCGCCCACGCCCTCGCTCGCCGCCCTCCGAACGATGGCGGACGCCCTCAAGGGTCCTCTCGAGTCCCGCCAGGACGTCCGAGCCCTCGCTGCGCTGATCCGCCGCTCGATCCACCGAGGCGGGCAGGGCCTGTTCGTCGGCGTCCACGCCCTGCACTTGTTCTGCAACAAGCTCGGTTTCTCCTTCGAGGAGGAGAGGATCATCTGTGAGACCGCGCGGACGGCGTACGACCAGCTCCTCGCGGACCGATGA
- a CDS encoding cupin domain-containing protein: MDFPFEKLIAPISVETFFAEYWEKKPLHISRGDSSYYDGLATTREIDSLITGFSGEQGMSLSVIGSRGPETTIHEFGSGVAYEQEGVYKAFANGSTVRIRGIQRHLPGGQALAAGVTQHTSAPVRINMYLTPRNSQGFNVHQDGHEVLVVQIKGRKHWNVYAEPVELPNDQLVRGRPELFGLKAGAVRYSHSTDPNSEPPLMMEVVLEEGDFLYIPRGFYHAAYTTDTLSMHFTIGAYTLTWHDAVLAALGDVFGASPELRRSLPAGFARGADPADIEAHSEDVLAALRERLDASVLARAVDTLGARVVATTAAPFQGLIEDVDRADTLGMDDPVRMRQDLLYRVDERASTKILSFNGRTVRFPDGADGVLERIEGGAAFSATDLPAEIPAEARLKLVRQLVKVGMLMPVARAA; this comes from the coding sequence ATGGACTTCCCCTTCGAAAAACTCATCGCCCCCATCTCCGTCGAGACGTTCTTCGCGGAGTACTGGGAGAAGAAACCGCTCCACATCTCGCGTGGGGACAGCTCGTACTACGATGGCCTCGCCACGACCCGTGAGATCGACTCCCTGATCACGGGATTCTCCGGGGAGCAAGGCATGTCGCTGTCGGTGATCGGCTCCCGGGGGCCGGAGACCACGATCCATGAGTTCGGCTCGGGCGTCGCGTACGAGCAGGAGGGCGTGTACAAGGCGTTCGCCAACGGGTCCACCGTCCGCATCCGCGGCATCCAGCGCCACCTCCCTGGCGGACAGGCCCTGGCGGCCGGGGTCACGCAACACACGAGCGCACCGGTCCGGATCAACATGTACCTGACGCCTCGCAACTCGCAGGGCTTCAACGTCCATCAGGACGGCCACGAAGTCCTGGTGGTGCAGATCAAGGGACGCAAGCACTGGAACGTGTACGCTGAGCCCGTCGAGTTGCCGAACGACCAGCTCGTCCGAGGGCGGCCGGAGCTGTTCGGCCTCAAGGCGGGTGCGGTCCGCTACTCGCACTCCACAGACCCGAACAGCGAGCCCCCGCTGATGATGGAGGTCGTACTGGAGGAGGGCGACTTCCTCTACATCCCGCGCGGGTTCTACCACGCGGCCTACACGACCGACACCCTCTCGATGCACTTCACCATCGGCGCGTACACCCTCACCTGGCACGACGCTGTGCTTGCGGCGTTGGGCGACGTGTTCGGCGCGTCGCCCGAGCTCCGGCGCTCGCTCCCCGCAGGGTTCGCCCGCGGTGCCGACCCGGCCGACATCGAGGCACACAGCGAGGACGTGCTCGCGGCCCTCCGGGAGCGGCTCGACGCGTCGGTGCTGGCACGGGCGGTGGATACCCTCGGCGCGCGCGTCGTCGCGACGACCGCCGCCCCCTTCCAGGGCTTGATCGAGGATGTCGACCGGGCGGACACGCTGGGCATGGACGACCCGGTTCGCATGCGGCAGGACCTCCTCTACCGGGTCGACGAGCGCGCCTCGACGAAAATCCTGTCCTTTAACGGGCGGACCGTCCGCTTCCCGGACGGTGCCGACGGAGTGCTGGAACGCATCGAAGGAGGCGCCGCCTTCTCCGCGACGGACCTCCCTGCCGAGATCCCGGCCGAGGCCCGCCTCAAGCTGGTTCGTCAGCTCGTGAAGGTGGGCATGCTGATGCCCGTGGCGCGGGCGGCCTGA
- a CDS encoding DUF4097 family beta strand repeat-containing protein — MSALALVVALLVAPSVPVDSLDVEGRDARWSGVVPPGAAIEIQNVSGEILAERSESDEVEVEIQRFGAAWETVRLDLVMGADGSVSICAIADDAEYLEERGYSAELGPKGCVLGGGGRLGGVGRDESDVGVSFVVRVPEGVSFRAHTYDGDIEAALPGAISAFTSDGDIYLDLSTVAWSGPVDLRTNDGDVSVRLAEGTGVEVDAFSRFGRVRTDLPVFRDPSTGAVYGRIGDGSRGLKIRTTEGTVRIRTAGL; from the coding sequence ATGTCTGCTCTGGCACTCGTCGTCGCCCTTCTCGTCGCTCCTTCTGTGCCAGTGGACTCGCTCGACGTCGAGGGTCGAGACGCCCGCTGGAGCGGGGTCGTGCCTCCCGGGGCCGCCATCGAGATCCAGAACGTGAGCGGAGAGATCCTGGCCGAACGGTCCGAGTCGGACGAGGTCGAGGTCGAGATCCAGCGGTTCGGGGCGGCATGGGAGACGGTCCGCCTCGACTTGGTGATGGGCGCCGACGGGAGCGTGTCGATCTGTGCGATCGCCGACGATGCGGAGTACCTCGAAGAGCGAGGCTACTCGGCCGAACTCGGCCCGAAAGGGTGCGTGCTGGGCGGCGGCGGGCGTCTCGGCGGCGTTGGTCGGGACGAGTCTGACGTCGGCGTCTCGTTCGTGGTCCGAGTCCCGGAGGGCGTCTCATTTCGGGCCCACACCTACGACGGGGACATCGAGGCGGCGCTACCGGGCGCCATCTCCGCCTTCACGAGCGATGGTGACATCTACCTCGACCTGTCCACGGTGGCCTGGAGCGGACCGGTCGACCTGCGGACCAACGACGGGGACGTGAGCGTGCGCCTCGCGGAGGGAACCGGCGTCGAGGTGGACGCCTTCAGCCGCTTCGGCCGCGTGCGGACGGACCTTCCGGTGTTCCGGGACCCCAGCACCGGGGCGGTCTATGGGCGAATCGGGGACGGAAGCCGAGGCCTGAAGATCCGCACGACCGAGGGCACCGTGCGGATCCGGACGGCCGGGCTGTAG